TCAAGTTCAAATATTGCATCTGAAATATTAAAAAGTGCTAGTGATAAAAAGTTTAAAGAAGATTAATTAAAGTTGTTCATAAAGAGTTTTTACTCTTTATGAATCTCTAAATTGCTTTTGATTTACTGTATTTAGTATCTCTTTAGCTACACTTGATGTATTTGTTGCTATATCATGTGTTTGACTAGCAACAGATGCATTGCTTTGTGTTTGTTGATCAAGTCTAGTAATTACATCATTGATTTGTTCAATGCTTGTTTTTTGCTCTCTTGATGCATCAGAAATATCAGTAATTGCTTCTGTTGTTTTTGATATATTTTCATTCAATGAGTTATACCCTTTTATCATATCCCCTGCAATTACTTTACCCTCATTTGCTTTTAAAGTCGCATTCTCAACTATCGTTTTAATTTGATTAGCTGCTTCTGCACTTCTACTTGCAAGGTTTCTAACTTCTGCTGCTACAACTGCAAAGCCTTTTCCAGCTTCACCAGCTGTTGCTGCTTCAACTGCTGCATTTAGTGAAAGAATATTTGTTTGGAATGCAATTTGGTCAATTACAGTAATTGCTTCTGCGATTGCATTAGTTTGCTCATTTATTTCTTCCATTGATTTAGCAGTAGAGCTTGCAAGTTCATTACCTTCTTGAATTGATTGTGTCAACTCTTGTGAATGTTTTGACATATCACTAATTCTATTTGTATTGTTAATAATTGTACTTGTAATCTCTTCAACTGCTGCTGCTGTTTCTTCAAGTGAAACTGCTGTATCATTTGAAGCTTTATTTAATATATCAACATTGTGTAATAAAGTATTTGAACTCTTTTCTAAGTTGATACCATTTAATTTGTTTTCTCTTAACATCCCATTTATGATTTCACATAAATTGTTTAATCCTCTTGATACTTTTCCATCTGGATTTTCTATCATATTTACAAAGTTTAGATTTGAATACTCTTCAAGAACATTTAAAATTGGGTTGATATCACTATTTACATTCTCATTAATAGTTCTTATCATCTCATTTAAAATGTCTTTTAGTTCATTTAATGATTTATTTGATGTAGATTTATTTACTAATACATCAAGTTTTCCATTATTGATATGATTTACAACGTTTTTAACTTCATTAATAAGTTGTTTATCTTCTTCAAAGCTAGTTGCTACATGTTTCATCTCTTTATCAATAACACTTGCCATATTTCCAAACTCATCTTTTGTTTGAATATTTAACTCTTTAATCTCTTCTTCTTCACCTTTTAAATATTTGAAGAAAAAGTTTAATCCCTCTTCTAGAGTTTTTATTGGTGCAAGAAGTTTTATTAAACTAAATAGTAATATTGATAATATTATAATAAGAAGAACAACATACAAAATAACTTCTTTTATAACACTTGCAAAAATCTCTTCATAAATTTCAGCTTTATTTAACTGTATCATTAAATGCCATTTAGTTAAATCAACTGTATTATAAGCAGCTAATAACTCTTCACTTCCAAGAGTTGCTTCTCCAAAATCTAAAGTATTTGATGTTTTTATTTGTTTAAAAACTGTACTCTCTTTTTTTAGTATGTCTTTATTTTTATGAATAAGAATATTTCCTTCTTCATCAACTAAATAAGCAAATCCAGTCTCTTTTAATTCTACTGTTAATACTGTATCAACAATAGTATCAATAAATATAT
The window above is part of the Malaciobacter marinus genome. Proteins encoded here:
- a CDS encoding methyl-accepting chemotaxis protein, producing MKTNSIKTKLLILILLSVSFSFIALGIFSSTNEYNAQYNTIKQKELDLAKESSRYINSFLQSKVDIVEAVSEEIDKNTLDITNKQLVEKLLLGKKSGNFVDLYIGLQSTGDLVLANGKVLNKEKDNYDARVRPWYKDAIQKKTSGVSKPYVDVTTKKLVVTVYTPYVREGEILGVVGSDIFIDTIVDTVLTVELKETGFAYLVDEEGNILIHKNKDILKKESTVFKQIKTSNTLDFGEATLGSEELLAAYNTVDLTKWHLMIQLNKAEIYEEIFASVIKEVILYVVLLIIILSILLFSLIKLLAPIKTLEEGLNFFFKYLKGEEEEIKELNIQTKDEFGNMASVIDKEMKHVATSFEEDKQLINEVKNVVNHINNGKLDVLVNKSTSNKSLNELKDILNEMIRTINENVNSDINPILNVLEEYSNLNFVNMIENPDGKVSRGLNNLCEIINGMLRENKLNGINLEKSSNTLLHNVDILNKASNDTAVSLEETAAAVEEITSTIINNTNRISDMSKHSQELTQSIQEGNELASSTAKSMEEINEQTNAIAEAITVIDQIAFQTNILSLNAAVEAATAGEAGKGFAVVAAEVRNLASRSAEAANQIKTIVENATLKANEGKVIAGDMIKGYNSLNENISKTTEAITDISDASREQKTSIEQINDVITRLDQQTQSNASVASQTHDIATNTSSVAKEILNTVNQKQFRDS